The genomic segment CCTGCCTCTCTGCATGCATGGACGCCACCGATGCTGTCGTATGTGCAGTGGTTCGCTCACCGCCTGGGCGGTCACGACCACACGGGCCTAGGTGTGCGTGATCTGGTGGGATGGGCCATGTTTGTGCGAGACGTGTGCGAGCGCGGCATTTTGCCGCCGCCTCTCGCGTttgcgcatggcgcggcCCTCACGATCATCGATGCCCTTGGCACGCTGCCAGCCACGGCGGCTATGACGCAGGCGGGactgcacgcgctgcgcatgcagTGCTACCAGCAAGTCAATGCCATGATTGAGCCAGCGCACTTGGATCCGTTGGATCCAGCCTATCGCGCCGTCCAAGACACGCCCGAGGCTCTGTATGTCGGACCGTTTGCGATGCCCAAGGGCCCTGCGGCCGTGACGCGTCCGCCCTTCCTCCTCCAGgcggccacgacggccgaCAATGCGttgcgtgtgctgcgcgcatgcacgatcCGTGGCCGGAGCGTGCTTCTCGAGGGCAGTCCCGGTGCCGGCAAAACGTCGCTGATCACGAGTCTCGCGGCCATGACGGGCCATGAACTTGTGCGTATCAACCTGTCGGAGCAGACCGAGTTGGTGGACCTATTCGGTGGCGAGCTGCCTGTCGAGCACGGTCGTCCCGGCGAGTTTGCATGGCGACCTGCCGCCTTCCTcgatgcgatgcagcgcggTGCATGGGTCCTGCTGGATGAAATGAACCTTGCATCGCAGACGGTCCTGGAAGGTCTGAACTCGTGCTTGGATCACCGCGGCTCGGTCTACGTCCCCGACATCGGACGCACGTTTACCAAGCACCCAGACTTTCGCCTCTTTGCCGCCCAGAATCCCCAGCACCAGGGCGGAGCTCGAAAAGGCCTGCCGAAATCGCTGCTGAACCGATTCATCAAGGTCTATGTGGCCGAGCTGCAAGATGCCGATATCCGCGTGATTTGCGAGCAGCTGTACCCCGACGCTGCACCGTACCTCGATGCCATGGTATCATTCCATGCCGCGCTTCACAAGGCCACCCAGGACGGCACAGTCGGACGGCACGGTGCGCCATGGGAACTCAATCTGCGCGACCAGCTACGATGGCTCCAAGTCATGCACGCCGACCTCGGCCTCAGTATGGCTGAGCCGCTCGATGCACTGCGGTGCCTGTACCTTGCGCGTTTCCGTACGCCACAGGATCGCCAAGCTGTGGCAGAGCTGTTTGCTACACATTTCGGCGACGCAgggcacgcgctgcgtatgccgcacgcgctcgtTTCGCCGAcagatgcgctgctgggccacGTCCACCTGTCGCGAGCAGGTCCTGTGGCCTCGGCATCCACACAGCTTCTACTCCCTTCTCAGCTCGCATGCCTAGAGGGTATGGCGGTCAGTGTGCGTCTGGGACTCTTGACTATCATCACAGGCCACGCCGGCACAGGCAAATCGTCGGTCGTGCGCACCATGGCTGCGTTGGCGGGCATGCATCTCGACGAAGTTCGTCtcagctcggcgagcgacACGATGGATGTGCTTGGCTCGTTTGAGCAGTATGACCCTGCGTACGCAcagcgccatgcggcacaAGCCCTGGATCAATGCAGGCGTGCGATCCAAGCACGCTCTCACTtgagcgacggcgctgccCTCGAGGCCTTGGATGCATGCAGACGTTGCTTGCCGCATGACCTTGCTCAAGCCGCACAGTACCTCGCTCCGTTCGCCACGACGGACGAAGCTGCCTCCCTCCACGCCATgatcgagcagctccaaGGACCGCCCCCTTCAGGCGGCCAGTTTGCGTGGATCGACGGACCCCTCGTCCGCGCGGCCAAGCAGGGCCACTGGGTCCTCCTCGATCATGCGAATCTCTGTGCAGCGTCGGTCCTTGACCGCCTCAACTCCCTCTTTGAGCCGGGCGGCAGCCTCGTTctcagcgagcgcggcatggTCGATGGAGGTGTGCCGCACATCGTGCCTCACCCCGCGTTCCGTGTCTTTATGACCGTCGACCCCCGGCACGGTGAGCTCAGTCGCGCGATGCGAAATCGCGGCATGGAGCTATGgctcgatgccctcgacCTCGATCGGCTCACTCCGTTtgcgcgctcgctgtgTGCCCACGGCACGCTGGTCGAACGGGCCGTGCAAGCCCATGCGGCACGTCGAGGCGTGCCCACCGAAAGCGCACCTCTCAGCTCGGAGCCCAGCGTACGTGCTGCCTCAGCGCATGCTGTGCTGAAGGAGGCCGGCATGCCCGGTGCCGCCTTCGTCGCTGCATGCTTGCAGGACGAGACCCTCGCCGAGGCCGCTCACATCTACGCTGCTCAAGCGCTCACACCCGCAGAGCGTGCTCTTGTACAGCATGTGAACGTGGATCTGCCTTCTGGTGCTTCCAAGGGCTCTTTGCTCCCCCTTGATGCGCGCCGTCATCCTGATATGCGCACATGCGATGATATCGAGCCTCGTGCCGTGGAACTGCTGGTGCGTTGCCATATGCGTACCGCCTCTCTGGCTGCGCCTCCGCCGGGATCCTTGCTGTGGCAGGTGCAGGACGATGTACACCAGGTGCCCATGCTCATCCAATCCATGCCCGCCTTCCTCGAGGCCTGTATCCACGTCGCACAAacggcggcgtcgtccacCAACGGCGGCGTCTTGGCTCAGGCCGGTACATTGCTGGACCTCGTCTCGTTTTTGGAAAGCGCGCTGCACCACACGGACCTGGACTATTCGCTCGTGCACGTCATGCTCCGCTCGATTCGGACGGCCGTCTCGGagcttgcgcagcggcaAGTAGCCGtgcctgcgtcgctcgtctCGCTGATGCGAACGATGCAACAAGCACCTCGCGCGACACACACAGGGGTCgccatgcaggcgctgtggaTGCGGACGCTGCCccatgtgccgccgcccatgctGCCGCATATCACGGCTCTCGAGGCCACGTACATGACGCAGACACTGTCGCCCTCGCAGGCACGCACCGTTCTGCAGGTCCTAGCGACGCTATATGTGTGCAATGCCTCGTGGACAGAGGAGCAGTGCCGCGATCTTGCTCGACTTGCACAGGAACTGTGCGCCTTGCCGAGCCCGACGCACACTACGTCCTGGCCGTATGTGGCGCGTGTCCTGCCCGTCTTGCTGTGGACCCTCGCCTCATgccgcgatgcgcgtcttTCCCAACTCGTGTCGTTGTGGTCCGCCTACCCGAGTGTGCCTGCTCCATTGGTGGTCGGGACGCAGCTGTGTGCGTGGTCGCCGACCACGACCGTATCGCCCATGCTCCAGATGCGCTGGCCTCGTGCTTTTTGGTACGCACCAGATGGCTCCTTCAGCGTGGATGCACCGGGTGCGCATGCCTTGCACCGTGCCGTGATTCTCCCAGCCGTGttggacgccgtgcacgtcgaCCGCATAGCCTTGTCGGCATGGCCATCGTACGATGCGCATCTCCATGATTTGGCCACATCTATCGCTactgcgtgcgtgccggctcaagcgcatcgactCACCCTACTCCGTGACATGCTGCACACTTTTACGATGTTCCTGTCGGAagcgctcgtcgaggcgcttCAAAGCTCCTTGTCACCAGACATGCACGCGGACGTAGATGGACTGCATGAAGCTGTGCAGGCTCACGACTatgtgcgcatcgcccacaTGGTTCGTACCCTCTGTCGGCGATGCGAGGCCGATGCTTCCTGGCACTCGGCCCTACAAGCATggctccagcacctcgcgcATGCCCATGACTGTCTCAGTGCGCACAAAGGTATCACAGAGCTCGGCAGGGCCTGGGTGCAGCTGGCCTTGTGGACTCTGCACATCTACATCCCTGACGTGCCACTCGATCCtgtggccgaggcgcatgcAAAGCACTCGTTCGGCATGTCCATCCACGCGCGTCTGTCACGCCAAGCGCATGTCGAAGAAGCGGCCGAAACGTTCCGGTCAGGCGGCTGTGTCAATGCcgtggtgcagcagctACAAACAGCCATGTCCGACGTCCTGGCCCGCCTCGAAAGCTCCCGACATACCCGCGTCACTCGCCCTCCTGCCACGGCCCTCCTACACCGCTTGCACGGCGAATTGTCCGGCTTCGCATCGCAGGTCCTAGCACCAGCCCGCGTTGAGCGCCTCGTATCGCGCATGTCAGCGTCAGACTCTACGGCCATCGCCGAAGAGGCTTCGCTGCAGTCGTCGCTGCATGCCTTTGAGCACCGCTTGTGGCGCCACTACGTCGACTTGCACGACCTGACGGCGCCCGTCCTTGTGGCTCTCGAGCAGATGCGGCTCGGCTTGCGCCTGTGTCTCCCAACATCCCCTGTACCCGGGCGCACAGAACGCCTCGCCTCGGCCGCCACGCGTTTTCCCTCTTCGAATGCGGCCCAAACGCTCCTCATCGATGCTGCCGAGCCCCGTGCCGTGTCGACGGCGGTGCCCGAGCTGCTCCTGGTGCTGGCATGCGCGGCCTACGAAGTACAGACGACGCACTCACGCGCGGCCATCCAAGCTGTGTACACAGCCTATGAGCAGCTGTACATCTTGtgggcgcagcagcgcgagtCAGACCGTGAAAAAGCAGAGGCAGAGGCCCAGCTGTTCACGTTcaaggacgaggatgcCTCCGAGGAACAGGCGCGCCTAGATGCTGAAATACGCGCCTTGTTCCCCGTCTATGACGATGTACTCGAGACCCAGGCTCGTatgccgagctcgtcaGACACTCCccgcctcgacgagcacgtcATGCTACGTGTGCTAGACTTGCACATGGCACTGTTCCCAagcgccatggcgcgctcGACTCAACGCTCCATGCCGAGCGTACCTGACATGCTGGTCCAGGCGACCGACTCGCTGCTCCGCACCTCTGCGCCTCTCGTGTCATCCATGCCGATGGAGATGGATCGGACCGCCGCATTCCAGCTAGCTCGTAtcgctcgtcgtcgcgcaccgccgacgcgctcgacgaaCTTTTACCATGATGCTCAGCCGCTAGAAATCGCACGTTTGATGCCGATTCTCGAGCgactgcgtgcgcgcgccacAGAGTTACTGCACGCGATACCCGAGCAAGTGCAattgcagcagctcgtggaaCGCTGTGACCGCAtcgccatgctcgacgtCGCCAGTCCCGTCGCCAAGGGTCTAGCTGCTGTCGAGCTTTTGCtgacgcacgtcgacgatTGGCAGACGTACGCGAGTCGCGATACTTCGCTGCAGGCACACGCCACAGAGCTGACGAATCTCGTGGTCGAATGGCGCCGACTCGAACTGCACAGCTGGAAGACCCTtctggacgacgaggcagcgcgAGAAGAAGCGTCTGTGGCGCCGTGGTTCTTTTCGCTCTACGAAGCTCTCACGCGCGCGTCACACGGCCCTTCCGCGCCagagctcgtcgagctaCTCGATACCTTCGTGCGTGGTAGTACGGCCGGCCAACTGAGCACGCGCCTGGCTCTGCTAGACTCGTTCAGCATGTTCCGCGGTCCCTCCCACCTGCAGTCCATTTTGCACAACACTGCAGCTTACTATGCTCAGTTCGTGCCGGCCATCGAAGCTCATCTGTCTCAGCAGCGCGACATGCTTGATCGCGAAGTCGCCGATTTCGTCAAATTGGCAACGTGGCGCGACGTGAACGTATATGCCCTGAAGCAAAGTGCACAAAAGACACATGCGTACTTGCACAAGTCGCTGCGCAAGTTCCGTGATATTCTACGTCAGCCCGCCGATCCTCTCCTGGCATCCAAGGCAGATGTCCGACCCGCGATCGCCGTGCGGCCGCTTCTGGGACCGGCCTATGTACCGTGTGACGTCGTTCCTGAAACGGCGTCTGATACGTACACACCCAGTGCTTTCCACGCAACTCGGCCACCTCACTTGCAAGACATGAAGCGTACTATCCTGCACCTCTCAGAGCTCAGCACACACACTCTTCTGCCCCAGCTCGAATCGCAACGGTACTTGGATGTGGTGGATATGGGCACAACGATCCTCGAGACAGCCGATGCCTTGGCCCAACAGACTCCCAGCGTTGCGAATGAAGGCAACATGAAACTCATAAAGAGTCTGGCCACGCAGAAACGGCGCGCTTGGACCGATCTCATCAAGGCGCTTCGTTTCATGGGCCTCTCCCCCTTTGTCACAGCCGAGCTTCTCGCGCACAATCGAGACCCCATGCACGTGTATGGCGTAGCACCGCTTTCGTCCTCGCATACCGCTCTAGGCTTGGACGCTGTGTCGCAGTACTATGCCGCAATGTTAGCCCAAGCCGAGCGACTCCGTCTTGCATCCCAGTCTCCGAAAGGCGACGTCCCCGATCTCGTCCGTGGCATCGCGATCGTGGAGCACATCGTGCAACTCTGTCTGCGTGTTCGACAGCGCCTATCCAACATGCTTCAGGGCGCTCGTGATGTATGggctctggcgcagcgtcttggCCAGCTTCAAGGCAATCTGGTTAGTATGGACCAGACTTTCGTGCTACATGTCCAAGGTCGAGCGCACGACTTTGCTCGTCTTTTGCGTGGCCTGGATGAATATATGGCATCTCTGCCGATGCATCAGCAAGTATCACCTCTGCCCACCTCGCCTGACTTGGCACCTGTCCAATCTTTGCAGACACGCGTTCGCGAATTGCACGCTCAGCTAGAAGCCCTCGCTTCTGCCTTGTCAGACTCGGGCATCACACTTTGCACGGAACAAGAGTTCGACATGGTCGCCACCAGCACACACGTCTTACAAGATGCGCAGAAGGTATTCGAACAACTGGCTGATACACCCTCACTCACGCTCTTGGCCGTGCCTATGCGCGATTGGCTAGAGACAATCAGCACGCCGATAGCGTGCCATACTCGCGAGGAGGATGCAGCTTCCGTCCAGTCACTGTCCGACAAAGTGTGCTCGTCGATGTTGGTCATCGCCCAAGAACTACACAAGCAGCCCACGCCAGTGCAGGGCGGAGACGCTTTGCCCGAACGCTGGTTCGTGGACGAAGTCTCCAAGCTCCATGATATCGATCGCATTCTCCGACCACAAGCCGTGGCAGGCGCTATTCGcgacgccatggccacggcAGGAACAGGACCCGTCACCATGACATGTGTACAGGACATGAACAAGTTCCTGGCACCATATACCCAATGGCTGTGGACACACATGTCTTGCGTTTCGCTGTGGAACCGGTCCATGATGCGTTTGACGCTCGTACTCAGTGTGCTCATGACGTCACTCGCTACCCAAGGTTTCTGTCAGCCTCCTGAAGAAAGTCAAGGCGAAGACGACCAAGATGCCGAGGGCGGCGATCAGCTCGAAGGTGGCACTGGGCTGGGTGACGGTACTGGTGCGAAGGATGTGTCAGATACGCTCCAAGATGACGAAAATATGGAGGAGCTCGAGAAGGAGGATCAAGCGGAGGATGACGAGCCAGAGGCGACGAAAGGCGAGGATAAGGCACGTGAAATGGACGATATGGATGGTGACGTGCACAGTGTCGATGGAGAACAAGGCGAAGAAGCtgatgacgacggcgaGGAGCAAGAGCAAGACGTGGAAGACGAAGTGGGCGATATAGATCCCCTGGATCCTGACGCCGTGGACGAAAAGATGTGGGGCGACGAGCCTGAGAACGAAAAGCAGGGCGAGTCGGAAGCACAGGGCGGCGCAGAAGACGACCGCGAACAAGCGGGTGATAGAaacgaggcgcagcagcgcgaagAGGGCGACGCTCAAGATCAAgctgaggaagaagagcagcAAGATGAACACTCTGGCGACAacgatgccgacgaagaagccgaAGTCGAAGACATGCCTGAACTCAATGAAGGACTTGGTCGCGAGCTCGATCAGGAAGCCAAAGAACAAGATATGCAGCTAGGTGATCTTGATTTGGGCGAGcaagacgaagacgaggaagaCAACGACATGCAAGACGATGAAAATCTTTCTCTGCCAGAGGGTGACATCGACGAGAAAGAAGATGAGACAGCCAACTTTGACGAACACGATACCCAGGAAACTCGAATGGACACGGATGAGCATGACGTGCATGAGGGTGAGGAGCAGAATCGTGACGAGCAAGCGTCCGAGAAAGACCGTGAAGAGGGCTCGGAGGAACAAGCATCTGATCCGCCTGATCCCGAGCCAAAGACTAGGGAGGATGAAGAAAAAATAGACGAGGTCAAATCCTCGGGCGACAAGCCCCAAAatgctcgtgcgccgccgccgatgccaATGGACCAGCATCAGCATGAAACGCTGGGTGAGAAAGACTCGGATCCGATGGACTTCGATGCAACTCATGAAGGTGGCGGCGAAGACACCGGCGGTGCAGCCGGGCAACAAGATCGGGCCAAAGGCGAAGCGGGCCAAGCAGATGGCTCGTCGGCTACACAAGACCAGGGCGCTCACCAAGATGCAAACGAGCAAGCTGCACAGGGCACAGGAGACGAAGAAAAGTCCGAAGCGCAACCAAACCCTACGCAGAGCATTGCCGATTCGCTTGATCAGTTCCGCCGAGACGTGGAATCTATTCGCGAGGCGACACAGCACGACCAAGATGCAGCCATGAAAGACGGCGGTGTTCCTGAATCTAGTGACATGGAACACGTGGCGCATGACGATGATGCTGATGCCCAGGCTCTTGGCACGGCCGATGAACAACAAGCCCAAGCTATGAAGCAACTAAGTATGGACGATGACAACGCAGCAGGAGAAACCTTGGCGATGCCAGAACAGGACCAGGACATGGACATGCCAGACTCTTCCGCACCTCCCGATCTTCCCGAACCCGAAGGCTCGGGCTCACAGCCCCGTGGAGCCCGTGAAGGTGCTATGATGGCCTCTGACGTGTTGAATAACCACGGCACAGAGGGTGACAATGATCTTCCTaaggaagaagaggatgaagaACACATGGAGCCTATTGCAGATGAACAGCGTGTCGAGGCTGaccagcacgtcgccgaaGAGCTAGAAGAATTCCGTACATTCGATGCCGATGCGAATCGCGCGTCAGAGCTGTGGCGTTCTTACTCGGCGCTCACATCCGACTTGGCATTCGGCTTATGTGAACAGCTGCGACTCATTCTCGCGCCAACGCTTGCCACGCGTCTAAATGGCGATTACCGCACAGGCAAACGCCTTAACATGCGTAAGATTATTCCGTTCATCGCAAGTGACTTCGCCAAGGACAAGATCTGGCTGCGGCGTACCAAGCCTTCTGCCCGCGAGTATCAAGTCTTACTGGCCATGGACGACAGCAAAAGTATGGCTGAGAGCCGCAATATTCACCTAGCGTACCAGACACTTGCGCTCGTGTCTGGTGCACTGACCCGGCTCGAGATTGGTGATATTGGTATTTGCCGCTTTGGCTCGCAGATGGACATGCTTCATGACTTTGGTTCGACAACCTTTACAGATCGCCATGGCGGTCAAATCCTCCAGCGCTTGCGATTCCAGCAAACTCGTACGGATATGTTTGCATTGCTTGAGCAAAGCATGCGTGTGCTCCGCAGGGCAAGAGAGCAGCATGCCTCAGCTTCTGCAGCTGATTTGTGGCAGCTCGAGATTATCATTTCTGATGGCGTATGTCAAGACCACGCCAAGCTCAAGGCACTTCTGCGCCGTGCGGCAGAGGAGCGCATCATGATCGTGTTTGTGATTGTGGACGCATGCGACGAATCAGCTCCAGCCGATACCCATCAAGCACAGCGTAGCTCGATTCTCGCGATGAACCAGGTCAACTACCACATGGACGCTGCTGGCAAGTTGCAGCTGGAGATGAAGCACTACATTGATACCTTCCCCTTTGACTACTATGTCATCGTGCGTGATGTGCAGTCCCTCCCTCAGGTACTTGCCACTACACTATGCCAGTGGGCGGAGCGGATTCGTGATGCCTAATGTACGACAGAATATCTAGATCGAAGTAAGTGGCACATGCCGCAAAAACGACAATGTTCCCAAGCAATAGTCGAGTTCATCGATGAGACGTGCGCCCTctttgcgctgctcgactAATACGTCACGCAGCGCCAGGGCTAACTGCGCACCAGCCTCGTCCGTCATGGCATCCTCGTCTGGATGCTCAGGATGCACACCCTGCGCCTGGAGTTCCTCTGCATGACACGCGAGGAATCCCTGGAGCATAGCCTGCACAGCCTCAAAGTCTAGCTTGGATCGCATCCGCAAagcgagcgcctgcagaAACAGTGTTTGTTGCTGAACTGACACCAGACTGCGTATCTCGAGGTCCAGTTGAGGCGCGGACAGCGTGTGTAAGTAAGTAAATAGCGGTCCCACATCACAAGCATCCACAGCCACACGTAGGCGGCGCTCCATGTCGGATTCAAAGACCAGATCAATCTGGCGGGCCGATTCGAGTGGCTCACGGTCTTGTTGTGGCCCATCGAGTGAGCTTGACGTCGGTGCAGCATCGAGGAAAAAGGGCATCTTCTCTGGTTTCTTCGGCGCCTCAGTAGGCTTGTTACGTCGTCGGATGGTATCGAGGTGGAGAAGTGTCATCCACCGAGCACGAGGCATTGTGCTGAGCGTAACAAGCGGCTTTTCAACATCGCCCAGCTGTGGAGGACTTGTATAGGTACGCTGGAGCTCAGGCTCACCGACGTCGAGTTCAGTCGGTCCACACGCGTCAATCGTATTGCCTTGCACCGTCGGCAGTGtcgcctcgcgctcctctTGCACGTTCCCCATATCAAGTGCACGAAGCGCCACGGACATAAACTGTGCGCGGTTCACCCACAAATGCACCCCCAAGCTGTCAACGTGGGCCGTGGCGAGAAAGTCGCCTGCTGGCGAAAAGGAAACACTGGTGGCCATACTAGGCGTATGGAAAGCATCAATCAGCTGAGCCGTAGCAATGTCAAACGTACGGACGACATTGTCAGTGCTGCAAGCCACTATCCAGCGACCATCTGCTGAGAATGTTGCGTCCAGAATACGCCCACGGAAGCCGGTGAACCGACGTGCCACTCGCCGCGTCTCAAGATCAAGAATCGATAAGACAAGATCATCCGTCAAGACAGCCACCAGGTTCGACTCGCGATGAAGACGAAGTCCTGAGCACCCTGCGGGCATAGACTCTGTCGCTACTTTTTGGGCAGAGAAAAAGTCGAAGTAATGCAGCACACCATCTTGCGTGCTCACCAAACACACTTGGTTCAAAGCATCACAGCAAATGTCCGAAACTGGTACAGAGCTCTCCGTGTGAAACGTGCGCCTGTGAATATGACTCTGCATATTGTACATTTCAACGCGACCATCACTCGTGCCCACCAAGGCAAAGTTGCCACATGCACTCAcacagctcgtcgtcgccacaGCTGAACTCCTTTTCGAGCGAGCCACATTCAAAGTGTTTGGGTTCATGTGCTTGTTCCGCACCGTCCACGTGTGCGCATGCTTATCATTAGCATGCGTTGTCAGCACGTCATCCCAGTCTCGCGAACGAAGCGTACTGTAGGACAGGGACGTTGTAGGTGTCAGTTTCAAAGAAGACGCCTCCACAGCGAGTTTATGTGACTTGCTCTCGATGGACCCCTGACTCAGTTCGAAAGACCGACTGTCACGGACTATACTGAGGCAGCGCAAACTGCGATCGCGAGATGCAGAAAGCATGGCACGACCATCATCACCATAGTAGCGGATCAGGTgtggcggcatggcgtgTCCGCTTCGCGACTTGAGGACACGGGGTGGAAGAGTTGGTGACTCGAAGAACCACTGCTTGAGAGCATTGTCTGCTCCAGTAGATATGAGAAGAGGCTGTCCAGGCACAAACTCAATCGAGCCGATAGCCCCGTCGTGGGCATGCTGAATCGAATGCAAGAGACGGGGCACTCCACCTGAAACATGATCTGTATCAGTCACAGCGTTCAAGTCGAAGAGGACAATAGAGCCTGCCCGCGTGGCAACAGCCAATAAATGTGCCACATGATCAGTACGAAAAGCCAGGCAGCCTGAAGCCAGTCCGCCTTCCACACGCACCGAAAAGAGGGCTTCGCCCACACGGACATCAAACAGCGACACAAGACCATCCGTGTATGCCACAGCAAGAACATCAACAGCTGGTGACTGGGTCATGTGCACAACGCCCGTCACATTCGTCGATTTCTTGCCACCTCGCACATCGAGAGCATCGAACGTGTGAATCAACGAGGCTGTGCGCACATTCCACAGCTGCAGCGATCCATCCGTCATTCCAAGCACAACCTTATTGAGATAGGTAGCTGGGTgcacgaagcagctcgccTGGCTTGAGCTTGGCAGTGCAATGGCCTGAAGCAGCTCGGTTGTCAACAGCGACCAGACATACATCGTCGAACCGTGCGCTGCAAGGGAGCACACGTAGTCACCAAACACAAGCATCGACGACAGCACATGGCCTTCGATTCCCTCATCTGCCACACTTGTATTATACTTGGCCACTTCGTGTCCTCGCACGTATCGATATACGGAAGAGCCCGCTGCAACCAACAGACTGTCTGGTGACGTAGCGTGCGCCATAGCACTAATACCATCAGATAGGACGGGTCCAACAAACAATAGCGTCATACGTTCTGCATTCCACATCGTCCAAGTATCTCCTATGCACGTAACGATGTTGACATCAGGAACCTGAGCGTCTTTACCGCCGAACCGCACCTGAAGCACAAACGGCACGCCATTGGTGATGTACCCCAGCGCACGGAATGGCGCATACAGTGCATCCCTGTGCACAGTCCCTGATTGTTTTACCTCGGAATTTGGCTCTTCCTGGGCACGCACTCGCTTTTCTTGCGGAGgcatggccgacgacggACGTCCTGCAAGCGATTGCGACTGGATGCGAAAGAAAAAATGGGCTGCTATGCTGAATGGAGGTGCCGATGACTAAACTGAAATGTCAAGGCaattttttttttctggAGCCTCTCTTGCCATTCCCCTCTGCAGTTCATGGTGTCAAAG from the Malassezia restricta chromosome II, complete sequence genome contains:
- a CDS encoding U3 small nucleolar RNA-associated protein 21, coding for MPPQEKRVRAQEEPNSEVKQSGTVHRDALYAPFRALGYITNGVPFVLQVRFGGKDAQVPDVNIVTCIGDTWTMWNAERMTLLFVGPVLSDGISAMAHATSPDSLLVAAGSSVYRYVRGHEVAKYNTSVADEGIEGHVLSSMLVFGDYVCSLAAHGSTMYVWSLLTTELLQAIALPSSSQASCFVHPATYLNKVVLGMTDGSLQLWNVRTASLIHTFDALDVRGGKKSTNVTGVVHMTQSPAVDVLAVAYTDGLVSLFDVRVGEALFSVRVEGGLASGCLAFRTDHVAHLLAVATRAGSIVLFDLNAVTDTDHVSGGVPRLLHSIQHAHDGAIGSIEFVPGQPLLISTGADNALKQWFFESPTLPPRVLKSRSGHAMPPHLIRYYGDDGRAMLSASRDRSLRCLSIVRDSRSFELSQGSIESKSHKLAVEASSLKLTPTTSLSYSTLRSRDWDDVLTTHANDKHAHTWTVRNKHMNPNTLNVARSKRSSAVATTSCVSACGNFALVGTSDGRVEMYNMQSHIHRRTFHTESSVPVSDICCDALNQVCLVSTQDGVLHYFDFFSAQKVATESMPAGCSGLRLHRESNLVAVLTDDLVLSILDLETRRVARRFTGFRGRILDATFSADGRWIVACSTDNVVRTFDIATAQLIDAFHTPSMATSVSFSPAGDFLATAHVDSLGVHLWVNRAQFMSVALRALDMGNVQEEREATLPTVQGNTIDACGPTELDVGEPELQRTYTSPPQLGDVEKPLVTLSTMPRARWMTLLHLDTIRRRNKPTEAPKKPEKMPFFLDAAPTSSSLDGPQQDREPLESARQIDLVFESDMERRLRVAVDACDVGPLFTYLHTLSAPQLDLEIRSLVSVQQQTLFLQALALRMRSKLDFEAVQAMLQGFLACHAEELQAQGVHPEHPDEDAMTDEAGAQLALALRDVLVEQRKEGARLIDELDYCLGTLSFLRHVPLTSI